One genomic window of Solanum dulcamara chromosome 10, daSolDulc1.2, whole genome shotgun sequence includes the following:
- the LOC129870619 gene encoding heavy metal-associated isoprenylated plant protein 12-like, with the protein MNKQKVVIGLSIHGKDKRSRSKAFKIAVSQPGVNSAAIKEGENNQLEVEGNQIDAAVLIKRLRKKLKKGAELLSVGPVDKKDGNKKEDPKIELVPMMQWPSYNYPYHVVPQYPFYEVTESYPGGCSIL; encoded by the exons ATGAATAAg caaAAGGTTGTTATTGGGTTATCGATACATGGTAAGGATAAAAGATCACGGTCCAAGGCTTTCAAGATTGCCGTTTCTCAGCCAG GTGTGAATTCAGCAGCTATTAAAGAGGGAGAAAATAACCAGTTAGAAGTGGAGGGTAACCAGATTGATGCAGCAGTGCTAATCAAACGGCTTAGGAAGAAATTGAAGAAGGGAGCAGAGTTGTTGAGTGTTGGCCCTGTTGACAAGAAAGATGGTAACAAAAAAGAGGATCCAAAAATAGAATTAGTTCCAATGATGCAATGGCCATCTTATAATTACCCATATCATGTTGTACCTCAATATCCATTTTATGAAGTTACAGAGTCATACCCAGGTGGCTGCTCAATTTTGTGA